Sequence from the Fulvivirga ligni genome:
ACTATTGTGGGTGATGATTATTCCGATCCTTATGAAAAAGGTTATGGAAACAATGACGTAAAGGGCCATGATCCTAGTCACGGTACACACGTAGCAGGAATCATCGCTGCTAATAGAGGTAATGACCTGGGTATTAAAGGTATAGCAGACAATGTTAAAATCATGGTTATCAGAGCTGTACCTGATGGTGATGAGCGAGATAAGGATGTGGCAAATGCGATCATTTATGCAGTGGACAATGGTGCGCAAATTGTGAACATGAGCTTTGGTAAATCATACTCGCCTCAAAAAGGAGCAGTTGATAAAGCTGTAAAATATGCTGAGAGCAAAGGAGTATTATTAATTCATGCTGCAGGGAATAGCTCAAAAGATCTTGATAAGTCAAACAACTTCCCTAATAGAAGCTATGAAGACTCTAAAGAAGAAGCTACTAACTGGCTGGAAATAGGTGCCTCTGCCTGGGGTGAAAATGCAGATCTTGTAGGTTCCTTCAGCAATTATGGAAAGCACACAGTAGACGTGTTTGCTCCGGGAGTTGATATCTATTCTACAACGCCTGACAATACTTATGAATCTTTCAATGGTACTAGTATGGCCGCTCCTAATACATCAGGAGTAGCTGCATTACTTATGTCTTACTACCCTGGCTTAACTGCTTATCAGGTTAAAGACATTATCACTAAGTCAGCCAGACATTTTGATAACTTAAAAGTGACTAAGCCTGGAAAAGATGATTTAGTAGATTTTAAAAGCTTATCTATTTATGGAGGCCTTATCAATGCCTATGAAGCTGTGAAGATGGCAGAATCCATGAGCATCGATAAAGGAAACTAAAAAATAATTGTCTTACAGATAAAACCGGACTAACTTTAGCCCGGTTTTTTTATTTATATATCTTATGGAAATACTCAGACACGCGCACTCAGGACTAAGATGGTTAGTATTAATATTTGTACTTGCGGCCATCATCAATTCTTTAGGTAAAACTAAAGGCAGCACCCCATTTACTGGCAAGGATAAATCCTTAGCACTCATAGGGTTAATCGTTACTCACCTTCAGTTAGTGATTGGCCTGATCTTATATTTCATAAGTCCGAAAGTAATGTTCAGTGGCACAGCCATGAAAGATCCCGCATTGCGCTTTTTTCTGGTAGAACATAGTGTTATGATGTTAATC
This genomic interval carries:
- a CDS encoding S8 family peptidase, with product MTNCIRRIGVGLIIVLSALSLEVSAQTSVEENNEEPAKDWFILDPTTDNVQGTSVEKAYSTVLKDKKSKTVTVAVIDSGVDIDHEDLQGKIWINEDEIEGNGIDDDKNGYVDDRYGWNFIGGKDGNVKEDTHELTRVYVDLKAKYGDKEENKVKKKDKKEYQYWLKVKKSFETDYNKALEQYEFYAKLHKNIKRYNKLLKLYLNVDSLTLDDLRSINTNDSTILEARNWIGIIFQNVGENPDFDQLDEELGEAEEHFGNQVNFAYNTDFNPRTIVGDDYSDPYEKGYGNNDVKGHDPSHGTHVAGIIAANRGNDLGIKGIADNVKIMVIRAVPDGDERDKDVANAIIYAVDNGAQIVNMSFGKSYSPQKGAVDKAVKYAESKGVLLIHAAGNSSKDLDKSNNFPNRSYEDSKEEATNWLEIGASAWGENADLVGSFSNYGKHTVDVFAPGVDIYSTTPDNTYESFNGTSMAAPNTSGVAALLMSYYPGLTAYQVKDIITKSARHFDNLKVTKPGKDDLVDFKSLSIYGGLINAYEAVKMAESMSIDKGN
- a CDS encoding cytochrome B — encoded protein: MEILRHAHSGLRWLVLIFVLAAIINSLGKTKGSTPFTGKDKSLALIGLIVTHLQLVIGLILYFISPKVMFSGTAMKDPALRFFLVEHSVMMLIAITLITIGYSRAKRLADDGKKFKTILTFYALGLLLILIAIPWPFRNLGGSWF